From a single Sediminibacterium sp. KACHI17 genomic region:
- a CDS encoding DUF2147 domain-containing protein codes for MKYMKQLSLVLILISWTITGFTNTNDNPDAVLGVWLNSSGKGQIQIYKQGNKYYGKLIWLKEPNDEQGKPKLDVNNPDKNAKNKPLLGLVILRDFVHDDGEWTGGRIYDPQNGKDYKCYMKLKDPKTLNVRGYIGISMLGRTEVWTRVNP; via the coding sequence ATGAAATACATGAAACAACTGAGTCTGGTTTTGATTCTGATCTCATGGACGATCACAGGATTCACAAACACCAATGATAATCCTGATGCCGTTCTAGGTGTATGGTTGAACTCATCAGGTAAAGGACAAATACAAATCTACAAGCAAGGCAATAAATACTATGGCAAATTGATCTGGCTGAAAGAACCCAATGATGAACAAGGAAAACCAAAATTAGATGTCAATAACCCGGATAAAAATGCAAAAAATAAACCTTTGCTCGGATTAGTGATACTTCGTGATTTTGTACATGATGACGGTGAATGGACGGGTGGCAGAATTTATGATCCGCAGAATGGTAAGGATTACAAATGCTATATGAAGCTGAAAGACCCGAAAACTTTAAATGTTCGTGGTTATATTGGCATCTCAATGTTGGGAAGAACAGAAGTATGGACACGCGTGAATCCATAA
- a CDS encoding amidohydrolase family protein: protein MNKQVIFRVLILLILIPGGIFANSKDSFLLIQADRLFDGEQMHTGWGILVYQNKIIAVGETSTLPSKTPLKKIELKGKTLLPGLIEGHSHLLLHAYNETKWNDQVLHESEAERIVRAVTHAKATLMAGFTTVRDLGTEGAGYADVGLKKSIEKNIIPGPRMIIATKAIVATGSYGPKLENTSHQIIRGAQEADGAEGLIREARNQIGNGADLIKVYADYRWGLNDQAEPTFTLQELKTLVEVVQSSGRKVVAHASTEEGMKRAAEAGVSTIEHGDYGSAAVYDIMNRNKVALCATLSAPEANASYNGWDKKTMPPTDRVTQKKKSFKLALEKGVTICFGGDVGVFPHGDNAREMELMVEYGMKPVAVLKSATSVNADVFGYNDQIGRLKTGLLADIIAVDGNPAEKISAMRNVSFIMKDGTIYLQ, encoded by the coding sequence ATGAACAAACAAGTCATTTTTCGCGTGTTAATCTTGCTGATCCTCATTCCGGGAGGCATTTTCGCAAATTCGAAAGATTCTTTTCTCCTCATCCAAGCCGATCGGCTTTTTGATGGCGAGCAAATGCATACCGGATGGGGCATTCTTGTATATCAAAACAAGATCATTGCAGTAGGAGAAACTTCAACATTACCATCCAAAACACCGTTAAAGAAGATCGAATTAAAAGGAAAAACCCTGCTACCCGGACTCATTGAGGGGCATTCACATTTGCTCCTGCATGCTTATAATGAAACCAAATGGAACGATCAGGTTTTACATGAATCAGAGGCTGAAAGAATTGTGAGAGCTGTTACACATGCAAAAGCTACATTGATGGCGGGATTTACGACTGTCAGAGACCTTGGCACGGAGGGTGCAGGTTATGCAGATGTGGGACTTAAAAAATCGATTGAAAAAAATATCATCCCGGGTCCGAGGATGATCATTGCAACCAAAGCTATTGTAGCTACCGGTAGTTATGGGCCTAAGTTGGAAAATACTTCACATCAAATCATCAGAGGGGCTCAAGAGGCAGATGGAGCTGAAGGGTTGATCAGAGAAGCCAGGAATCAGATAGGGAATGGTGCAGATCTGATCAAAGTATATGCAGATTACAGATGGGGATTGAATGATCAAGCCGAACCTACATTTACCCTGCAAGAATTGAAAACATTGGTGGAAGTTGTTCAAAGCAGTGGTAGAAAAGTAGTGGCACATGCAAGTACAGAAGAAGGCATGAAAAGAGCCGCCGAAGCAGGCGTTTCAACAATAGAACACGGAGATTATGGTTCTGCAGCAGTATATGATATCATGAACCGAAATAAAGTAGCCCTTTGCGCCACCTTAAGTGCCCCGGAAGCCAATGCCAGCTATAATGGCTGGGACAAAAAGACCATGCCTCCTACTGACAGGGTCACCCAAAAAAAGAAAAGTTTTAAACTAGCATTGGAAAAAGGTGTTACTATATGTTTTGGAGGTGATGTAGGCGTATTTCCTCATGGCGATAATGCCCGCGAAATGGAGCTCATGGTTGAATATGGCATGAAACCTGTAGCAGTATTAAAAAGTGCTACTTCGGTGAATGCAGATGTTTTTGGTTATAACGACCAGATCGGACGATTAAAGACCGGTTTATTGGCGGATATTATTGCGGTAGATGGAAATCCGGCAGAAAAAATATCAGCGATGAGAAATGTCTCTTTCATCATGAAAGATGGTACTATTTATTTACAATGA
- a CDS encoding bifunctional ADP-heptose synthase, which produces MNFEQLFTGFQSIRVVILGDVMLDTYWWGSVDRISPEAPVPVVALKNKELRVGGAANVALNTASLGAKTTMISIIGADSDGEQLLRLLKEKNIDTSYIHSVNNRVTTNKTRIMSRNQQMMRLDAEITTDIDEATENLLIEQVKNCLDQQQPQVLIFEDYNKGVITERIIQLVTALCKERNVIIAVDPKKKNFLSYKEVTIFKPNLKEVKEGLNLSVDHIDLSSLQQIHERLQQHLHHQISLITLSEKGVFYQDETSHKIIPTHIRNIADVSGAGDTVIAVTSLCYAATRDMHLAAEMANIAGGLVCEQVGTAAIDRNRLLEECEVLLGE; this is translated from the coding sequence ATGAATTTCGAACAATTATTTACGGGATTTCAATCGATCCGTGTAGTCATTCTTGGAGATGTGATGTTGGATACTTACTGGTGGGGTTCCGTTGATCGTATTTCTCCGGAAGCGCCTGTTCCGGTAGTAGCTTTGAAAAACAAAGAATTGAGGGTGGGTGGTGCCGCAAATGTGGCACTGAATACCGCATCATTAGGTGCTAAAACAACGATGATATCAATCATTGGTGCTGATAGTGATGGAGAACAATTGTTACGATTGTTGAAAGAGAAAAATATTGATACATCTTATATCCATTCAGTCAATAACAGAGTAACAACAAACAAAACCCGCATCATGAGTCGCAATCAGCAAATGATGCGATTGGATGCAGAGATCACAACTGATATTGATGAGGCAACTGAAAATCTGTTGATCGAACAAGTAAAAAATTGCTTGGATCAACAACAACCTCAGGTACTCATTTTTGAAGATTATAACAAAGGGGTCATCACAGAGAGAATTATTCAATTAGTAACAGCTTTGTGCAAGGAAAGGAATGTGATCATTGCTGTAGATCCCAAGAAGAAGAACTTCCTTTCATATAAAGAGGTCACTATTTTCAAACCCAATCTAAAGGAAGTAAAAGAGGGTTTGAATCTATCAGTAGACCATATTGATCTGTCGTCTCTGCAACAAATACATGAACGTTTACAACAGCATCTACATCATCAAATATCATTGATCACACTTTCTGAAAAAGGGGTGTTCTATCAAGATGAGACCTCTCACAAGATCATTCCAACGCATATCCGTAACATCGCAGATGTAAGCGGAGCAGGGGATACCGTGATCGCTGTAACCTCACTATGCTATGCCGCAACCCGTGATATGCACCTCGCAGCCGAAATGGCCAATATCGCCGGTGGATTAGTCTGCGAACAGGTTGGCACGGCCGCCATTGATCGTAACCGATTGTTGGAAGAGTGTGAGGTATTGCTGGGAGAATGA
- a CDS encoding OmpH family outer membrane protein, with the protein MKNFTIGLNVVLVIAVAVLFYLHFSSGSKDGKVSASGTKAVPQGDFKIAYFEIDSIEAHFDYYKEVSNSIQAKAQENSKQLNQLKQTFADKYQELQRSAQTMTQAELNSKQQELMQMEKTYNSKEQMMNNEMQDESMKKMLDVRQKISDYLKEYNVSKGYAFIVGNNDASIAFYYKDAAYDITADVIKGLNERYKKKN; encoded by the coding sequence ATGAAAAATTTTACCATCGGATTGAATGTGGTGTTGGTTATCGCAGTGGCTGTTTTATTTTATCTGCATTTTTCTTCAGGATCAAAAGATGGGAAAGTAAGTGCTTCAGGAACCAAAGCCGTTCCTCAGGGTGATTTTAAGATCGCTTACTTTGAGATCGATTCTATTGAAGCACATTTCGATTACTACAAAGAAGTCAGCAATTCCATACAAGCAAAGGCACAAGAAAACAGTAAACAACTGAATCAATTAAAGCAAACTTTTGCTGATAAATACCAGGAGCTTCAGCGTTCAGCTCAAACCATGACACAGGCTGAGCTAAACAGTAAGCAACAGGAGCTCATGCAGATGGAGAAGACCTACAACAGCAAAGAGCAGATGATGAATAATGAAATGCAGGATGAGAGCATGAAAAAAATGCTGGATGTAAGACAAAAGATCAGTGATTATTTGAAAGAGTACAATGTTTCTAAAGGATACGCTTTCATCGTTGGTAACAATGATGCGTCTATCGCCTTTTATTACAAAGATGCAGCCTATGATATTACAGCGGATGTGATCAAAGGACTGAATGAGCGATATAAGAAAAAGAACTAG
- the trpD gene encoding anthranilate phosphoribosyltransferase, with amino-acid sequence MKKILQYLFEHKTLSRQKAKEILLQMSAGQFNDAEISSFITVFLMRSITIEELQGFRDALLELCVPADLKGRSVMDIVGTGGDGKNTFNISTLSCFIVAGAGHQVAKHGNYGASSVSGASNVMEQLGYRFKNNVDELNQELDQTNICFLHAPFFHPALKVVGPIRKQLGVRTFFNMLGPMVNPAAPAYQLVGVYNLEMARIYNYLLQETGKAFTVIHSLDGYDEISLTNDTKVITNEGERILTPEQLGKRMVMPEDIYGGNTAEEAAKLFVKIIKGEGSWAQNAVVLANAAMALFGTGHYQHYDDAYAAAVESLESKKAYQTLEQLINLQ; translated from the coding sequence ATGAAAAAGATATTACAATATTTATTTGAACATAAAACTTTGAGTCGTCAAAAAGCGAAAGAGATTTTGCTGCAAATGTCTGCCGGACAATTCAATGATGCAGAGATATCTTCATTTATTACAGTGTTTCTCATGAGAAGCATCACCATTGAAGAATTACAAGGGTTCAGAGATGCATTGCTTGAGTTGTGTGTACCTGCTGATTTGAAGGGTCGTTCAGTAATGGATATCGTGGGAACAGGGGGTGATGGTAAAAACACGTTCAATATCTCTACCTTATCTTGTTTTATTGTAGCCGGTGCAGGACATCAGGTGGCCAAGCATGGTAACTATGGAGCATCATCGGTAAGTGGTGCCTCAAATGTGATGGAGCAATTGGGATATCGGTTTAAAAACAATGTAGATGAATTGAATCAGGAATTGGATCAAACCAATATTTGTTTTCTGCACGCTCCGTTTTTTCATCCGGCACTGAAAGTGGTGGGACCGATCCGCAAACAACTTGGGGTACGTACTTTTTTTAATATGCTTGGTCCGATGGTGAATCCGGCAGCGCCAGCTTATCAGTTGGTCGGGGTGTATAATTTAGAGATGGCACGTATTTATAATTATCTCTTACAGGAAACAGGAAAGGCATTTACTGTTATTCATAGTTTGGATGGTTATGATGAAATATCCTTGACAAATGATACGAAAGTGATCACAAATGAGGGAGAGCGAATCCTGACACCGGAGCAATTAGGTAAACGAATGGTGATGCCGGAAGATATTTATGGTGGTAATACTGCAGAAGAAGCGGCAAAGCTATTTGTAAAAATCATCAAAGGAGAAGGAAGCTGGGCGCAGAATGCCGTTGTTTTAGCGAATGCTGCAATGGCTTTATTCGGAACCGGCCATTATCAGCATTATGATGATGCTTATGCAGCTGCAGTAGAAAGTCTGGAAAGCAAAAAAGCCTATCAAACATTAGAACAACTGATCAATCTGCAATAA
- a CDS encoding anthranilate synthase component I family protein, which yields MKKIIVQTQAKRMLADVFTPVGIYLRIRDRFRDTILLESTDHHAAENSYSFICINAIAGAEIRSGETMECKLPAQQPEKMSIQDKASVPAKLWDFMQRFDIQKTTEKEAQFAQGLFGYTCFDAVQFFDTVPLQKTLKEEQMIPLMRYRLYQYVIVFNHYKDELLICENKIAGIESEIQVVESLIRSKDVPVYPFRSKGEEVSNLSDKSYKEMVQQGIQSCMRGDVFQIVLSRRFSQQFMGDEFNVYRALRSVNPSPYLFFFDYGEYKLIGSSPEAQLVIQNGKAIVHPIAGTFKRTGDDETDQHMAEQLLKDAKENAEHVMLVDLARNDLSRACTDVEVSHYRQVQYYSHVIHLVSEVVGKVPTGYNPFQLMAQTFPAGTLSGAPKFKAMELIDQYEPTARSYYGGAIGFMGFDGTCNHAIMIRTFLSKNNTLYYQAGAGVVAASSPESELQEVNNKLGALKKAIGIAEELGR from the coding sequence ATGAAAAAAATAATCGTTCAGACTCAGGCTAAAAGAATGCTGGCTGATGTGTTTACACCGGTAGGAATTTACCTGCGCATCAGAGATCGTTTTAGGGATACCATTTTACTGGAGAGTACAGATCATCATGCTGCGGAGAATAGCTACTCATTTATTTGTATCAATGCCATTGCAGGTGCTGAGATCAGATCGGGTGAAACGATGGAATGCAAATTGCCGGCACAGCAACCTGAAAAAATGAGTATCCAAGACAAAGCATCTGTTCCCGCTAAACTCTGGGATTTCATGCAGCGATTTGATATTCAAAAAACAACTGAGAAAGAAGCACAATTTGCTCAGGGATTATTTGGATACACTTGTTTTGATGCGGTACAATTTTTTGACACGGTTCCATTACAAAAGACATTGAAAGAAGAGCAAATGATTCCATTGATGCGGTATCGTTTGTATCAGTATGTCATAGTTTTCAATCACTATAAAGATGAATTACTAATCTGTGAGAATAAGATCGCAGGTATTGAATCTGAGATACAAGTAGTTGAATCTTTGATAAGAAGTAAGGACGTACCTGTTTATCCATTTCGTTCAAAAGGAGAGGAAGTATCCAATCTTTCTGATAAGTCTTATAAAGAAATGGTACAGCAAGGTATTCAAAGCTGTATGCGTGGGGATGTATTTCAGATCGTGTTAAGCAGAAGATTTAGTCAACAATTCATGGGGGATGAATTCAATGTATATCGTGCTCTACGTAGCGTCAATCCATCTCCTTATCTTTTCTTTTTTGATTATGGGGAATATAAATTAATTGGCTCTTCTCCTGAAGCTCAATTAGTGATCCAAAATGGGAAAGCCATTGTACATCCGATCGCTGGAACTTTTAAAAGAACCGGTGATGATGAAACAGACCAGCATATGGCGGAACAATTATTAAAAGATGCCAAAGAAAATGCTGAGCATGTGATGTTAGTTGATCTGGCAAGAAATGATCTTAGTCGAGCTTGTACGGATGTGGAAGTGAGCCATTACAGACAAGTACAATATTACAGTCATGTGATACATCTGGTCAGTGAAGTGGTAGGTAAAGTACCTACAGGGTATAACCCGTTTCAATTGATGGCGCAAACTTTTCCGGCAGGAACCTTAAGTGGAGCTCCTAAGTTCAAAGCCATGGAACTGATCGATCAGTATGAACCAACAGCAAGATCTTATTATGGTGGTGCGATCGGGTTTATGGGATTTGATGGTACCTGTAACCATGCCATCATGATTCGTACATTTTTGAGCAAGAACAATACTTTGTATTATCAGGCTGGAGCAGGAGTTGTAGCAGCATCTAGTCCGGAAAGTGAGTTGCAGGAAGTGAATAATAAACTGGGTGCTTTGAAAAAAGCAATCGGCATCGCAGAAGAATTAGGGAGATAA
- a CDS encoding isoaspartyl peptidase/L-asparaginase: protein MSDNFTIVVHGGAGTILKEDMTPELEKAYQEGLQEALNASYAVLEKGGTAVNAVKAAIVVLEDNVLFNAGRGSVFTKKGLQEMDAAIMDGSDLSAGAVAAVRNVRNPIELATEVMRNSNHVFLSGKGANDFAIKQGIKLEPDEYFFSQFRYDQWKAIRDSDNYSLDHTNHQLEELMRDKKFGTVGAVACDIHGNIAGATSTGGMTNKKYGRIGDSPLIGSGTYANNKTCAISCTGHGEMFIRTVASYDVSCLMEYKGYSLQEAMEIVVHDKLMKLQGEGGMIGVDAKGNAAMVFNSAGMYRGVKNSTGRNEVLIYK, encoded by the coding sequence ATGTCAGATAATTTTACCATAGTTGTACATGGGGGTGCCGGTACCATTTTGAAAGAGGATATGACCCCTGAACTGGAGAAAGCCTATCAGGAAGGTCTTCAAGAAGCTTTGAACGCCAGTTATGCAGTGCTTGAAAAGGGTGGAACTGCTGTGAATGCTGTGAAAGCTGCTATCGTAGTATTGGAAGACAATGTACTCTTCAACGCCGGGCGTGGATCTGTATTTACTAAAAAGGGATTACAGGAAATGGATGCTGCCATCATGGATGGATCTGATCTATCTGCCGGTGCTGTTGCTGCCGTTCGCAATGTCAGAAATCCGATCGAATTAGCTACAGAAGTGATGCGTAACAGCAATCACGTTTTCTTGAGTGGGAAGGGTGCAAATGATTTTGCAATCAAACAAGGGATCAAATTAGAGCCGGACGAATATTTCTTCTCTCAGTTCCGTTATGATCAATGGAAAGCCATTCGCGATTCTGATAATTATTCACTTGATCATACCAACCATCAATTGGAAGAATTGATGCGTGATAAAAAATTCGGAACAGTAGGCGCCGTTGCCTGTGATATACATGGCAATATCGCCGGTGCTACTTCAACAGGAGGTATGACCAATAAAAAGTATGGTCGCATCGGAGACAGCCCATTGATCGGCAGTGGTACTTATGCCAATAATAAAACCTGTGCCATCAGCTGTACCGGACATGGTGAAATGTTCATCAGAACAGTGGCATCCTATGATGTGAGCTGTTTGATGGAATACAAAGGATATAGTTTACAGGAAGCAATGGAAATCGTAGTGCATGATAAACTAATGAAACTACAGGGTGAAGGTGGCATGATCGGTGTGGACGCCAAAGGAAATGCTGCCATGGTTTTTAATAGTGCAGGCATGTACCGGGGGGTAAAAAATAGTACCGGTAGAAATGAGGTTTTGATCTACAAATAA
- a CDS encoding aminodeoxychorismate/anthranilate synthase component II, with the protein MKLLVFDNYDSFTYNLVHLVEKILGDKVTVFRNDQIDLDKVDEFDKIILSPGPGIPSEAGLLLPLIKAYAAKKSILGVCLGHQAIGEAFGGKLVNLTTVYHGLATPIQLQLLSGQQRSNDVFQGFENDLIVGRYHSWVISDDEFPDELEVTARDQNNYIMALRHKTYDVQGVQFHPESVLTPEGEKILRNWLKQS; encoded by the coding sequence GTGAAACTACTAGTATTCGATAATTACGATTCATTTACATATAACCTGGTTCATCTGGTGGAGAAGATATTGGGCGATAAAGTCACAGTATTCAGAAACGACCAGATCGATCTGGATAAGGTGGATGAATTTGATAAGATCATTTTATCTCCCGGTCCCGGCATACCATCAGAAGCAGGATTGCTATTGCCTTTGATCAAAGCGTATGCTGCAAAAAAATCGATACTGGGTGTTTGTTTGGGGCATCAGGCCATAGGAGAAGCTTTTGGGGGTAAACTGGTGAACCTGACCACTGTATATCATGGTTTAGCAACACCTATTCAATTGCAATTGCTCAGCGGTCAACAAAGGAGCAATGATGTTTTTCAGGGATTTGAAAATGATTTGATCGTTGGACGTTACCATAGCTGGGTTATCAGTGATGATGAATTTCCTGATGAACTGGAAGTGACGGCAAGAGATCAGAATAACTATATCATGGCGTTGAGACATAAAACATACGATGTACAAGGCGTGCAGTTTCATCCTGAAAGTGTTCTCACGCCAGAAGGAGAAAAGATATTGCGGAACTGGTTAAAACAATCATGA
- a CDS encoding 2-C-methyl-D-erythritol 4-phosphate cytidylyltransferase yields MQKIAVIVAGGIGQRMGASIPKQFLLLNGKPILWHTLQRFLMTWDDLRIILVLPAEHQEEGNKIVQTLQASDRVTITTGGDTRFQSVKNGLSLIKEPAVIFVHDGVRCLLSSELIKRCFQQTLEKGSAIPAVAATDSIRIVEGEGHYVADRNLVRIIQTPQTFLSDLLLPAFQQSYQTSFTDEATVVEAAGKKVFLIEGEYTNIKITRPEDLQMAEQMIQR; encoded by the coding sequence ATGCAAAAAATTGCTGTGATCGTAGCCGGCGGAATAGGACAAAGAATGGGTGCATCCATTCCCAAGCAATTCCTGTTACTGAATGGGAAACCCATTCTATGGCATACACTTCAGCGTTTTCTCATGACCTGGGATGATCTTCGAATCATTCTGGTATTACCCGCTGAACATCAAGAAGAAGGAAATAAGATCGTTCAAACTTTACAAGCTTCTGATAGAGTCACCATCACAACTGGCGGTGATACCCGGTTTCAGTCAGTGAAAAACGGGTTATCATTGATCAAAGAACCTGCCGTAATATTTGTGCATGACGGTGTTCGTTGTTTGTTAAGTAGCGAACTGATCAAAAGATGTTTTCAACAAACTTTGGAAAAAGGCAGTGCCATCCCTGCGGTTGCAGCTACGGATAGTATTCGTATTGTAGAAGGAGAGGGGCATTACGTTGCCGATAGAAATCTGGTACGAATCATCCAAACACCACAAACATTCTTGAGCGACTTATTATTGCCTGCATTCCAACAATCATATCAGACATCATTTACAGATGAAGCAACCGTAGTGGAAGCAGCAGGTAAAAAAGTATTTTTGATCGAAGGAGAGTATACGAATATCAAGATCACCCGACCAGAAGATCTGCAAATGGCTGAGCAGATGATTCAACGTTAA
- a CDS encoding amino acid permease, whose amino-acid sequence MNNNNPSFKPTLGLLDATMIVAGSMIGSGIFIVSADITRNVGSAGWLIAVWLITGFMTLTAALSYGELSAMFPKAGGQYVYLKESYNKLTGFLYGWSFFSVIQTGTIAAVGVAFSKFAGYFFPSLEMTDENMLAQIGFVKLYPAQFVSIAIIIFLTYINTKGVQGGKLIQTTFTVTKLLSLFGLIVFGFLLAAKSEVWNANWTDAWTMKNISGDNSVTAVLGVAAFGAIAASMVGSIFSSDAWNNVTFIAGEIKNPQRNIGLSLFLGTLIVTVIYVAANLMYLSVLPLNDIAHAPQDRVAVSASNLIFGNIGTYVIAVMIMISTFGCNNGLILAGARVYYTMAQDGLFFKKAGELNKNAVPEWALWAQCVVASLLCLSGKYGDLLDMVSFIVVIFYVLTIAGIFILRKKRPEIDRPYKAFGYPVLPAIYMLMGITFCVLLIVYKPNFTWPGLIITLIGIPLYYLAVRNKKQEA is encoded by the coding sequence ATGAATAATAATAACCCTTCCTTTAAACCAACGCTTGGACTGTTAGATGCCACCATGATCGTAGCGGGTAGCATGATCGGTTCAGGAATTTTTATTGTGAGTGCAGATATTACACGTAATGTAGGTAGCGCCGGTTGGCTCATTGCAGTCTGGCTGATCACCGGATTTATGACCCTTACTGCCGCATTGAGTTATGGAGAGCTGAGTGCCATGTTTCCCAAAGCAGGTGGACAATATGTATACCTCAAAGAATCCTATAATAAGTTAACAGGGTTTCTCTATGGATGGAGTTTCTTTTCTGTTATTCAGACAGGTACGATCGCAGCAGTAGGTGTGGCTTTTAGTAAATTCGCAGGTTATTTCTTTCCTTCATTAGAGATGACCGATGAGAACATGCTGGCACAGATCGGATTTGTGAAATTGTATCCTGCACAATTTGTTTCCATCGCGATCATCATCTTTCTTACCTATATCAATACAAAAGGAGTACAGGGTGGTAAACTGATTCAAACCACTTTTACAGTGACTAAACTATTATCACTGTTCGGCCTGATCGTATTTGGTTTTTTACTCGCAGCTAAATCAGAAGTTTGGAATGCGAATTGGACCGATGCGTGGACAATGAAAAATATTTCAGGTGATAATAGCGTCACTGCAGTGCTTGGTGTAGCTGCATTTGGCGCGATCGCCGCATCTATGGTAGGTTCTATTTTCAGTAGTGATGCATGGAATAACGTTACATTCATCGCAGGTGAAATTAAAAATCCGCAACGTAATATCGGGCTGAGTCTTTTTCTTGGAACACTGATCGTAACCGTGATCTATGTAGCTGCCAATTTGATGTACTTAAGCGTACTTCCATTGAATGATATTGCTCATGCTCCTCAGGACAGAGTAGCTGTATCTGCATCTAACCTGATCTTTGGAAACATCGGAACTTATGTCATCGCTGTTATGATCATGATCTCCACGTTTGGTTGTAACAACGGACTGATACTTGCAGGTGCTAGGGTGTATTATACCATGGCGCAGGATGGATTGTTCTTTAAAAAAGCCGGCGAACTGAATAAAAATGCAGTGCCAGAGTGGGCTTTATGGGCACAGTGTGTGGTGGCATCTTTATTATGTTTAAGTGGAAAATATGGTGATCTGTTAGATATGGTCTCTTTTATCGTGGTGATCTTTTATGTGTTGACCATTGCCGGTATATTTATTCTTCGTAAAAAGCGACCTGAGATAGATCGTCCCTATAAAGCTTTTGGTTATCCCGTATTGCCGGCTATTTATATGTTGATGGGGATCACTTTCTGCGTATTGCTGATCGTTTACAAGCCTAATTTTACATGGCCGGGTCTTATCATTACATTGATTGGAATTCCTTTGTATTATCTTGCAGTACGAAATAAGAAACAAGAAGCCTGA
- the trpC gene encoding indole-3-glycerol phosphate synthase TrpC, with the protein MNILDTIVAKKRMEVLAAKDKISVEALTQQTFFSRPTLSLSSFLGDETRTGIIAEFKRKSPSKGIINASASVEEVTAAYATAASGISVLTDTDFFGGSVGDLQRARIQQVPILRKDFMIDAYQVYEAKAMGADVILLIAACLTPAAVNQLGACAKGLGLEVLLEIHDETELDHISDMVDMVGVNNRNLKTFEVDINTSLQLIKQIPAGKTAIAESGISNVDTIVTLREAGFSGFLIGENFMKEPHPSIAFADFVNQLKAR; encoded by the coding sequence ATGAATATATTGGACACTATTGTTGCGAAGAAAAGAATGGAAGTGCTTGCTGCAAAAGATAAGATATCTGTTGAAGCGCTTACGCAACAGACTTTCTTTTCAAGACCAACACTATCGCTATCTTCTTTTTTAGGGGATGAAACACGCACCGGTATCATTGCAGAGTTCAAGCGAAAGTCGCCCTCAAAAGGGATCATCAATGCTTCAGCCAGTGTGGAAGAAGTGACTGCTGCTTATGCAACAGCCGCGTCAGGTATTTCTGTATTGACAGATACAGATTTTTTTGGCGGAAGTGTAGGCGATCTTCAAAGAGCACGCATACAACAAGTACCCATTCTGCGTAAGGATTTCATGATCGATGCGTATCAGGTATATGAAGCCAAAGCAATGGGTGCAGATGTAATACTACTGATCGCGGCATGTTTAACACCCGCAGCAGTTAATCAGTTGGGCGCCTGTGCCAAGGGATTAGGGTTGGAAGTGCTGTTGGAGATTCATGACGAGACAGAATTAGATCATATCAGTGATATGGTAGATATGGTTGGAGTGAATAACAGAAATTTGAAAACCTTTGAAGTAGATATCAATACTTCATTGCAGCTGATCAAGCAAATTCCGGCCGGTAAGACCGCAATAGCAGAAAGTGGTATTAGTAATGTAGATACTATCGTAACTTTACGCGAAGCCGGGTTCAGCGGTTTTTTGATCGGGGAAAATTTCATGAAAGAGCCCCATCCTTCGATTGCTTTTGCTGATTTTGTCAATCAACTAAAAGCAAGGTAA